One genomic region from Eptesicus fuscus isolate TK198812 chromosome 18, DD_ASM_mEF_20220401, whole genome shotgun sequence encodes:
- the SH3BP5 gene encoding SH3 domain-binding protein 5 isoform X2: MLNHATQRVMEAEHTKTRSELVHKETAARYNAAMGRMRQLEKKLKRAINKSKPYFELKAKYYMQLEQLKKTVDDLQAKLALAKGEYKTALKNLEMISDEIHERRRSSAMGPRGCGVGAEGSSTSAEDLSESKPEPDAVSVASEAFEDDNCSNFVSEDDSETQSVSSFSSGPTSPSGMADQFSAVVRPGSLDLPSPVSLSEFGVMFPVLGPRSECSGASSPECEVERGDRAEGAENKTSDKANNNRSLSNSSSDGGKSQSNTSPEGQALANRMKQLSLQCAKGRDGIIADIKMVQIG, translated from the exons ATGCTGAATCACGCCACCCAGAGG GTCATGGAGGCAGAGCACACCAAGACAAGGAGTGAGCTGGTGCACAAGGAGACGGCAGCCAGGTACAACGCGGCCATGGGCCGCATGCGGCAGCTGGAGAAGAAACTCAAGAGAGCCATCAACAAATCCAA GCCTTATTTTGAACTCAAGGCAAAGTACTACATGCAGCTTGAG CAACTGAAGAAGACCGTGGACGACCTGCAGGCCAAACTGGCCCTGGCAAAAGGCGAGTACAAGACGGCCCTGAAGAACCTGGAGATGATCTCGGACGAGATACACGAGCGGCGGCGCTCCAGCGCCATGGGGCCTCGGGGCTGCGgtgtgggggctgagggcagcagCACCTCTGCAGAGGACCTGTCAGAGAGCAAACCCGAGCCAGATGCTGTTTCTG TGGCCTCCGAGGCCTTTGAAGATGACAACTGCAGCAACTTTGTGTCTGAAGATGACTCGGAGACCCAGTCTGTGTCCAGCTTTAGCTCAGGACCCACGAGCCCATCTGGGATGGCCGACCAGTTTTCTGCAGTTGTGAGGCCCGGCAGCCTGGATCTGCCCAGCCCCGTGTCCCTGTCAGAGTTTGGGGTGATGTTCCCAGTATTAGGCCCTCGCAGTGAATGCAGTGGGGCCTCCTCCCCGGAGTGTGAGGTGGAACGAG GAGACAGAGCAGAAGGGGCAGAGAATAAAACAAGTGACAAAGCCAACAACAATCGGAGTCTTAGCAACAGCAGCAGTGATGGTGGCAAGAGCCAGAGCAACACCTCCCCTGAGGGCCAGGCCTTGGCAAACAGGATGAAGCAGCTCTCCCTCCAGTGCGCAAAGGGACGAGATGGGATTATTGCCGACATAAAAATGGTGCAGATCGGCTGA